From Leptospira yasudae:
TGAAACGTATGTCGAATATTTTGGTATTGTATGTGCAACATCGGAAAGTTCTTCGGGTGAAAACTTTAGAAGTTACATAGAGATTTCTTTTTTCTCGGTTTTTGCGATGATCTCGAGAAACGAAAATCAAAAAAGGGACAGAGCCGTAACCCTGTCCTGAGAATTTTGAGTGGGGTTAATAAAGACTGAAACGAACCGGTATCAATACTTTTACGGTGATCGGTTTACCTTCCAGCATAGAAGGAGAATATCTCTTTTTGTAAAAGGCTTCGACTGCGGCTTCGTCCAGGCCGAATCCGAGAGGCTTTCCAACGGAACGCACACGAAGAACATGTCCGTCGTCTCCGATGATTACTTCGAGCGTAGACGTTCCGGTAATTCCCGCGCCTCTCGCTTCCGATGGATATTCCGGAGTTACGTTCGGCGTTAAGTCAACGGGAGCGGTCGCACCCGAAATGATCGCGTCTTGTGCGCCTGCGATTCTCGGATCTTCCTTCTTCTTAATCGTATCCGTGACTTCGAATTCTCCGTCGTCCGCCGCTTCCCCGACGTTCGGCTCTTGTATGACTAAGTTGTCCACAAAGGCCACTTCGTCGACGAGTCGATCCAATCGGTTGAATTCAATCGATGGAGTGTACCAGAAGAATAGGATCAGAAGCTGCAGAACCAAGGATGAGGATAGAAAGAATTCCATCCTATATCGATCGATGAATCTTCTGAGCTTACCTCTTCGGATCGTCATGAGTATGGATTTGGATTGTTCCATCGATCAAAGACCTCCGCCCTGCGTCGTCTTTGTTACGAGAGAGACTTTGAGAGCGCCCGCTTCCTTCAAGAGCTCGAACGCATTGTCCAACTCCGCGTAAGAAAGATCCTTGTCGGCGTGGATCAACACTTTCAGATCGGGAGTCGTCGTCAGTTTCGCTCTTACGTTATTGATCGCTTCGTTTAATGGCATTCTCACTTGGTTGAAGTAAACGGCCTTGTCCTTATCAGCGCTGAGATATAAGTTCGCGATTTTCTTGTTGAGCTGTTCTCCGCCTGGTACGTCCGGAAGTGCGATCGGCAGATCCGGGTCCGTATCAAGAACGGAAGTCACCATAAAGAAAACTAGAAGCAGAAAGGCTATATCGGCCATCGAGCTGACCGGGATGGACGGTGGATTCTTTTTCTTTTTTAAGCTCATTTATTTCAGCCTTTTTACGGAGATCTGTTTGAATCCCCGAATTTGAACGGCGGATAACGCGTCGAGCATGTTGCCGTATTTCGTGTCTCCGGTCGTTTTGATCAATGCGACTTTGTTTTCGATATCAGGAATATCCATCAGGTTGAGTTGTTCTCTGAAATCTACCAGGTTTCTGTAATCCTTCGTGCCGATGCTTTTGTTCTTCATCTTTACGAGCTCGCCCGTGACGAGGATTTCATAGATATTTTCGCGAAGAACCAAAGTCGGATTGGAATTCTTTCTCGGAAGCTGAATGTTCAAACCTTCCTTTACGAAGAAGACCGCAGTCACCATGAAAAACACCAATAGAAGGAACGCGATATCCGACATCGACGATGCGGATATCTCCTCTAATACGCGTTTCTTTTTGATTCGGATCATAATGATACCTATATTCAAAAAAGCGATTATGCTTTCTTAGAGTTTCTTTTTAAGAATTCTTTGTAAATTCTGTTTGCCGCTTCCTCGATTTCGGAAGTGAATCCGTCGATTCTGGAAGTCAGATATTGGTGGAAGGTCATCGCGGGAATCGCAACGATCAAACCTGCGGCGGTCGTGATCAACGCTTCTTTAATACCGCCGGCCACCACTTTCGCGTTTACTTGATCCGCGTTTGCGATCGCGTCGAACGCGTTGATCATCCCGGATACCGTTCCTAAGAATCCGATCAAAGGGGCGATGGTCGATACCGCCGCGAGAATTACGAGTCCTCGTTCGAGAACGGTGATGACTTCGGCCGCTTCTCTTTCCACACCTTTCGCGAAGATTTCCGCGTCGCCGGAAGATACGTCGATGCCGCCCGCAAGAACTTGGGAAATTTTATATTCCTTTCTTTCGTCCAAGAACCCTTGAACCGCGTCGAGTCCTTTCGTGTCCATCGCTTCGCCTAAGTCGATGTTGTATCCCTTGGGAAGAAGTTTGGCAGTCGCTATGAAATAGATTCTTTCAAAGATGATTCCGAGCGCAACGATCGATGAAAGAGCGAGAGGATACATAGTCCAACCGCCGAGAAGGAATAAATCCACGAATCCCCAGTTCTTTTCCGCTTTCGGTGCGGGAGTTTCCGTTTTAGCCTCTTCGGTCGCGGGAGTCGCCGTTCCGGTCGCTTCCGTTTTAGCTGGTTCCGATGCTTTATCCTGTGCGAATATTACGTTTGTAGAAAGCGAAATGAGTCCCGAAAGAATGATCGCCGTTGCGACCCATTTGAATTCTTTTTTTATGGAAGAAAATTTCATCGATATCTCCGATTAAAATATTTCTGTAATATACCTTTGGATTGTTACCGGATGATTACAAAGAAATTACGGATTTGAAACTTAAGGAGGAGGAAGAAGAACCGAATCCGATTCGATTTCGAACCGGATTCGGAGAATTTAAAATCAGAGTTTGTATGTAGCAGAGAAGGAAATATCGACCCCGGTTCTATATTTTTGGAACACGTATTCCTGACCGGTAAGCGGGTCGGTTTGCGTGATCTTGAACTGGGTGTTCATGATGTTTCGTGCGGCTGCTCTAAAATCCAATCGATCGTTGTGCCTGTAAGTGTATACGACATCCGAAGTTCCCGTTCCTTTTTGAATGGCGTTAGGAACTCCGTCCGAACCAACGAGCGCGATCCGATCGCTGAAGTAGTTATAATAGAATCCTACGTTGTGTTTTTTCGTTCTGGAGGTGAATACGTCTATTCTCATGTTCGCGACGAAATCGGATTGTCCTTGAAGCGGGCGATTGAGAGTAGTCGGGGCATAGGCCGCGTAAGTCGAGACCGGATCCACTTGTCCGGTAGCGATGAAGCCGTAGATATTCGCGTCGATCACGTCCACTCTGGACTTGATAAAGAATACGTTCGCTTCCAATCGCAACCACCAGAGAAGTTCCTTACGGTAATCCAACTCGATTCCTCGGATGGTCGCTTGCTGCGCGTTCGCGTATTTGTATACCAAACTTGCGCTTCCGGCCACCGGTAATCCGATCAACTCGATCGGATTGGAAAGATTCTTATAGAACGCCCCGACTCCGATATAGTCCGTGTTGGTCACATAGTATTCCCATCGTACATCGTAGTTATGGATATACGTTCTTTGAAGACTCGAATTACCGAAGATTCGATCCGCCTGAAAGTAGGCGGCAAAACCGAAAGGAGAAAGTTCTCTCAAGTCGGGTCTTGTTAGTGTTTGGGAATAACCGAATCTAAGATTCATGTCTTTTGCGAATTCCCAAGCAACGTTCGCGGAAGGAAGTTTATCTTTCGTTCTCAACTCTCCGATACCGTTGTTGTTGGTATCGCAAACGTTGGATCGTACCAGAAGAAGTCTTTCCTCTTCCGAGTTCGTTTTACAGCCGTAGTTCGGAATGAATCCGTTCCAGCTGTTCTTAAGATCGTAAGTTTGAGTTTTTTGATAACTGTCTTCGTATCTAACGCCGACGATGGATTTCAACTTCGCCATCATCGGAACTTCCAATTGTGCGAAAGCCGCTTTGAGAGCTTGTGCGGCGTCGTATGCGTTGTTACCCGAAGCACGTTCGAAAATTTTTCTATTACCGTTTAAATAGGTCAGAGGGTTGTAGATGATTTCCCCGGGAATCGGATAGATGTAATCGCGATCGCTACCCGCAAAGTTTCTTTGTGCGAATTCTCTGAATTCGAAGTGTTTGAAACGGTCCAGGTTGCTCACTCCGAGTTTCAGCTTGCTCTGAAGTCCGTCCCATTGACTGAACGGAATCTCGTATTTCAAAGATTGGCTGCGAGCGGTGTCCGCAGTGGTTGAAAAGTATCTCGTTCCGTCCGGGTTGTTTCCCAGTCTGCGGAATCCGTTCGCGAGATCGCTTCCGCCTTGGGACCAAGCTTGGTTGCTCGCGTTGGGTTCGTCTCTTTCGGCTAACGCGTAGTTGACGTTCCATTCCAGCTTATGCGGTCTTGCACCTCCGAGAGCGCGGATTTCGTGTTCTCCGCCCAAGGTATTGTTGAAAATCGTTCTGCTCACGAAGTTCAAGTTGGAAGATTTAAAGTTGAAGTTGTCGATGTAATTCGTTCCTTCTCCTTCTCTTACGATCTTATCGGACTGGACCGAATATAAGGTTTTAATGAAGAACTGCTGACCGATCTTCGGTTCGTATGCGAGGTTTAAGTTGTTTCCCCAGAGAACTTCCTCGGTGTAGATCTTTTGGTTGTTCTGGTTTAACGGACGGAGCATATTCGAATCTTTTAAATAAAGGGAAATCGGATTCGACGCTTGAAAACGAGCGTTTGCTTCTTCTCTATAGTTGTAACTTCTGTTATAGGTGGTTCCCGCGAGTACTCCGAATCTTCCCCATTTTTCCGTTTTGAACGAGTTTCCCGCTGAAATGCTGAAGGATTTGTTAAATGGAGAATCCTCTTCTCTCGGAGACCATTCTTGATTGAACGACAACGCTCCCAGCTTCATTAAGTTAGTCGGAATTCCGCCGAAACGGTCTCCTTCCACGAACGGAACGACTTTCGGTAACCCGGAGATCAAATCGGGCAGTTGCTGATTTTTCGAAGGCAAACCGAAGTTGTTGTTCATGTCGCCGACGTTGAACGTTTTGAATTTATGACCCGCAACTTGCGTGTTCTTACCGACTCCTAACGATACGGAAAGAAGAAGATTGTCTGGATATTCTTTCGTTTCGATCTTAACGATCCCTCCGGAAAATTCCGCGGAATCTTCCGCCGAAGCCGTTTTGATTACGCGGATATTTTTGATGACTCCTGCGGGAAATAAATCCAAAGGAACGATCCGTTTATCCGGCTCGGGAGAAGGAATGATGGAATCGTTCAAAATCGTATTCGAGTATCTTTCTCCTAAACCGCGGACAAAGATAAACTTACCGCCGACAAGAGTGATCCCAGTTACTCTTCGAAGAACGTCTCCTGCGGACGAATCCGGACTTTTCTTGATCGCTTCCTCGCTGATCCCGTCGGAAACGACGCCGCTCTTTCTTTGAAGAGCCAATAAGGCGGATTCCGAATTTTCAAGACCGCGTCCCTTGACTTCCACGGTGTCGAGAACCTGCGCCCCCATTACGATGTTCATCGGAAGTTGTGCGCCGGGTGCGATCGTGATCTTTTTAAACTGCGTAGCGAAGCCCATCATTTGGAATTCGACCGTATGTTCTCCGGCGGGAAGATTCAATTCGTATTTACCGTCGAAGTCGCTTCGCGTTGCCGCTTTGATCGAGCGAACGATAACTACCGCTCCGAAGACCGGATCCCCCGATTCCGAATCCACGATCTTTCCCCTGAGTTTCCCCGTATTTTGTCCGAATACCGGGCTGGCCAATATCGAGACAAAGAATAGTAAGCTGATTGTTTTCTTTTTCATGTTCCGTACGTACAAACTTTAAATTGATTTTTATGTTCTATAACGAGTTTGATTTCATCTATGTGGATCGTCTTCAGATCGACTTCCAAATCGAAGTCCTTAATGATATAGCCGTTGATGTTTGTCAGCTTACGCACGTTATACGGCTTAGGAAGAGGGAGAACTTTGATTTTCCCTTTGGTTCCTTGAAGATTTTGTCTGACTTTATCGATTCCTGCCGTGCGTCTTATTTGCAGCAGATACATCGCGTCTTCGATTTTCGAGTTCGCTATGATGTTGTTTTGATCTAAATTATTAGGAAGGTAAATAGTTCGTATTTCGTTCGGACTGCACGAGTATCGAAACAGATCGTCCGTATTCCCTTTGGAATTTCTGATTTCGGTCAGGGCTTTTTCCAAAGCCTCTTCCACGGATTTGGAAGAATGATCGATATGATACGAATCCTTGAGTTCGGATGTAAGAATGTTTCTGTCTTTTTGAATTTCTGCCGCGAGTTTCGGATCCAAGATTTCCTTGTCGAAGTCGGGTCGTTGTCCTTTTTGTTTGCAATCGAGGATCGAAAGGGAAACAAGAAGGAGCAGAGGAATATTTAAAAAATTGAATGTTTTCTGGAACATATTCGAAGGTAAAAAGAGGATTCTCCCAAGAGAATCCTCTTCGTAAAATTATCTCGCTCTATAAACCGTCCATCCGCTGGCCCAGTTTTGACCTGTGATCATACCACCGTAAGTGGTGTTATCGGTAAAAAACGTGTCAGAGGATTGCGCAGTAAGGGCAGAACCTGCAGCCGCAGCAGCTTCACCGGAAGGCTGATAATCCGGTTTTGTCGCGAAAGCGCAGTTGTCGGAATCTCCCGATCCTAAAGAAACAACCGGAAGCGCAGTCAGTCCTGTTGAAGGAAGAGTGCAAGCTGCGGTGTTTCCATTTGTTTTAGCCGCTTCGACCAATACGTTTGCGAACGTAGGCGCCGTTGCTGGTCCGCCACCGGTTGCGTTCAACACACAGTCGATGTTTCCGGATTGGAATCCGTAGATCAGACCATTCGTAAATTTTCCTTGAAGTCCTTCTCTCAATCTCGCACCGAATCCGTTGGAAACGCTTTTTCCGAGGAGAGTGAAGTTGGAAAGTTTTACATTGGTCGTCGTTTTGGCAGTTGCGGATGCGGTTCCGGAACTGTGAGTTCCGTCCATCTCAAATCCGTGAGGATCCGTGGAAGCGGTTCCACCGCAAGAGGTTGGATATTTTTGAGAGATTACGAACTGAACTTTTCCGGTGTATGCTTCATCCAAGTCGAGGTCGTCGTCCATACCGCCTGTCATCAGAAGATATTTTCCGGTCCATGCCCCGCCCCAAGATTCAACGCCGTCGTCCAAATGTCTGTGAACTTGAACGTGATCCAAGGTTGTTCCGCTACCGACCACATACATGGAAATTCCGTTCAGCTCGTCTCCGACCGATACTTCGTTTCCTGCAAATTCAACGATGGTATAAGCGAAACTTCCGGAATTACCCGCATCGTTTGCGCCGCTATTGTATTGGAGACCGGTTCCTCCTTCGGTGTTCTGAGCCGCAGCTCTGGAACCGATACCGTCGCCTACGATCAAGATTCCACCCCAGTCGCCTGGCGCTCTGTTGCCGGAAGTTTTAGAAGATGTGAAACATACCGGAGCGGCAGCGTCTCCGTTGGTTACGATTTTTGCACCTTGTTCGATGATCAATGCGGAACCTGCCGTTCCGAAAACCACCGCGCCTCTTGCAAACGTTAAAGTCGCGCCGCTCTTTACTCTTACGATTCCGCTAATAGAAGTGGAAGAGTAAGCTGCGAAACTTTGACTGGAAGTGATGTTTCCTGAAAGAACGGTGTTTCCGCCTTGGATTGAAGCTCCGTCACAGATCGCAGAACCTGCGTTTTCGTTGGAGCTAGCCAGTAAGGCCAGAAGAATGGCCATGTTGTTGTCTTGTTTATCTTCTTTGCAGTTTGCGAAAGAGGATAACAAGAGTGAGAGGCTTACAATTAGAAGCGACACTCTTTTGGTATAAGTCGATTTCATCTTATGACTCCTTGGAGAATAAACCTAAAAGGTCTAAATGTAAAATAACGAAAGGGCGTTACGTTGGAGTTACAAACGGATATAATTCCCGTAACTTTCGCTCCTGATAATCGATCGGATTTGGAGATGTTTTTCGCCGCTTTCATAAATATAAAATATTACTAATATGTTACGGGAGGGCGAAAAAAAGAATGAGAAGAAATCCTAAAGAGCCGAAAGCGAAATAACGATCTCCTTTCGTCTCTTCTTTTGATTCCTCTTCCTTATTCCAAGCGACTTCTTTTTTTTCCACGGTGACCGCGTCTTTTTTGAAGCCCCTTTTGGTTCCGTCTTCATATTCTACAATGATGCCTTGTTCGTTTTCGGAAGTCTTGACGTTCTCGATCGTTTCGTTCGTTTTAACGTTTTTTACTGTGTCAGCAAAGAGGCCGTTAAACGAGAATAACGCGAATAATAAAAGAGTTATGGATAAACGTGTAATCATTTTGTAATCATTTCCCAAAGAGAATGTCTACCGCTTCTCATTATTACAAAATCGCACAAGAGGAAAAACGCGATGAATGTTACAAACGTGTTAAAGATGATCGCCGGTTCTTATAGAATGATTCCAATCGAATTGAATCTCGTTCGAATTCTTAACCGATTTCCTGACGCGTGAAAACGAATTGGAGTGAGTTCGTTTAACAAAGTCGAGATGAAATGGCGTTTTAAAGGAGAAGTTTGAGTGAGCTTCGCGAAACGGACTACTCTTTCGGACATTGGGAATAAAGCGTCGTCTCTTACGGGAATGAATGGAAAAGTTAGAAGAAAGATACGGCCGAAGGGTTTTCGGCGAAATTCTCCGATCATAAGTGGTGAGGGGTTTTAAAAGTAAAAATCCTTGATCCATTTCGAAGCCGTGCGTTTTCAAACGATTCCGGTGATCGGCGGATTCAATGTGTGGAGCGAGATTGCCTCAAGGCGCTTAAAGAAGAGTAGCCCGGGCCGAAATCGTAGAACAACGGGATTATCCCCGCCTTGGGAAGAAAATTCAAAACTTCTAAAGTGGAAATCCAATCTCCCGCATAAGCGCTTTTCTGCGCTTTCAAGTTTTGATTCCTGTGCGTCGTCCTGATGCCTTTGCCGAGAATATTCAGATCCTCTCTGTCAAAAAATTTTCTAAATGGATTGGAGAAAGGTTTATGAAAACGAGAATTGGTTTAGTTCCCATTCTTCAATTGATTCCTCACAATGGAGGCACGGGCACGGGGACGATTTCCGAGCGGTGGGTCTGTCTCAAACAGGACCTTTTTTGATCTTCAAAACTGAAACCGAAAGGAAACAAACCGAAACGCAGACAATTCCAATCACGGATGCGTCTATGCAGATGGGTTTTCCGGAACAAAATGATAGAAATTCTTACGGATCGAGTTCGTGATTTCGATTCTTTGCTTCGCTTAAATGGAGAGTTTCGGGAAGCCGAAATCCCTACAATTCTTTGCGATCTCTGAAAAATTGTCAGGAAAAAGCTACGTTTCTCGAAAAAAAATTCGGAATTCTTTCTATAAAAACCGCCTTTTTCGTTTTTTCAGATTTTTTTCTTGCGGTTGATTTATTTTTTTATATAATAACCGGTGTTCTATAAAAACGATTGTTCGAAATTAAGGAGAATCCATTGCCAAAGGTTGTAGATCATGACGCGTATCGAATTTCCATTTTAAAGCGTTGCCTCGATTTATTCGCAATGAAGGGATATGCGACGGTTACGATGCGGGAGATTTCCAAAGAGCTTCGTGTTTCTACGGGGACTCTGTATCACTATTTTCCGACAAAAGAAGTTTTGTTCGAGCAAATGGCGCGATGGATCGTTCGGGATGACGCGGAGCAATTGGAAGGGATTCGAAACGGAAGCCGATCTAAGGATTTTCGGGAAAGGCTTGAGGTTCTTTTCGATTTCGTGAAAGAAAGGGAAGGGCATTTTCAAAAGCTCATTCTAATCGCTTCCGATCTTTACCGATTGGAAGAGTCCGAGCCTGCCAGGGCGATCTTAAAGGAGTGTTCTTCGGTTTTTCGAGACGCGATCGAAAGTCATCTCGCGTTGAATAACGAGGAGCTGGAAAAACTTTTCTTCGGAGTTTTGATCGGAACCGTTTTTCAAAGAATGCTGGATCGGGAAACGGCGGATTTTGAAAAGACATTCTCCCTTGTCAGAGGTTTTGCTCCTTTGATTTCGATCGGTTTATTATTGGAACCTAAAAGAGCCTGATGCGGTTCGTTCGATCCGTATCTGGCATCAAAGAGAAAATGGAGAGAATTTTGTTATGAACAATTTGAAACGTTATTCGTTTATCGTTTGCTTTTTAGTGCCTGCCTTTGCAGTGCTTGGATATTATTTAGGCGGAGCATATAACTTTCTTACCTTCGCGATCGTGTTCGGTTTATTGCCGATCTTGGACGTTGTGATCGGAGCCGATCCATCCAATCCGGCGGAAGAAGAAGTTCCGGCGCTACAGAACGAATTCTACTTTCGATTTTTGACATACGTTTGGGCGTGGGTGCAATTCGGTTTGGTTCTTTGGGCCTTATACGAAGTTCAAACGAAGGACCTTTCCACTTTGGAATGGTGGGGTTTCGTTCTCGCGATCGGAATCAACACCGGAGGAATCGGCATCACGGTAGCGCACGAACTGGGTCATAAAAGCAAGAAGATAGAACAATGGTATTCCAAGTTCATTCTGATGACCGTTTGTTATATGCATTTTTTTATCGAACATAACCGCGGTCATCATGTGAACGTTTCGACACACGAAGATCCCGCTTCTTCCCGTAAGGGTGAATCCTTTTACCGTTTTTATCCAAGAACGGTTTTCGGTTCTTATTTTTCCGCATGGAAGTTAGAAGCGAAACGTCTTTCGAAAGCGGGAAAATCCGTTCTTTCTTTAGAGAATGAGATGATCTCTTCCACGATCGTTCCGCTTCTGTTTATCGGATTTGTTACTGCGACATTGACTCTTTATACGGGTCGTTTTTCCTGGGAAGTCCCCGCGTTCTTTTTCGCTCAGAGCTTTATCGC
This genomic window contains:
- a CDS encoding LIMLP_04285 family protein, translated to MITRLSITLLLFALFSFNGLFADTVKNVKTNETIENVKTSENEQGIIVEYEDGTKRGFKKDAVTVEKKEVAWNKEEESKEETKGDRYFAFGSLGFLLILFFALP
- a CDS encoding LA3241 family PerA/PerB upregulated protein, which translates into the protein MFQKTFNFLNIPLLLLVSLSILDCKQKGQRPDFDKEILDPKLAAEIQKDRNILTSELKDSYHIDHSSKSVEEALEKALTEIRNSKGNTDDLFRYSCSPNEIRTIYLPNNLDQNNIIANSKIEDAMYLLQIRRTAGIDKVRQNLQGTKGKIKVLPLPKPYNVRKLTNINGYIIKDFDLEVDLKTIHIDEIKLVIEHKNQFKVCTYGT
- a CDS encoding ExbD/TolR family protein, which encodes MSLKKKKNPPSIPVSSMADIAFLLLVFFMVTSVLDTDPDLPIALPDVPGGEQLNKKIANLYLSADKDKAVYFNQVRMPLNEAINNVRAKLTTTPDLKVLIHADKDLSYAELDNAFELLKEAGALKVSLVTKTTQGGGL
- the lipL48 gene encoding oxidative stress response protein LipL48; translation: MKSTYTKRVSLLIVSLSLLLSSFANCKEDKQDNNMAILLALLASSNENAGSAICDGASIQGGNTVLSGNITSSQSFAAYSSTSISGIVRVKSGATLTFARGAVVFGTAGSALIIEQGAKIVTNGDAAAPVCFTSSKTSGNRAPGDWGGILIVGDGIGSRAAAQNTEGGTGLQYNSGANDAGNSGSFAYTIVEFAGNEVSVGDELNGISMYVVGSGTTLDHVQVHRHLDDGVESWGGAWTGKYLLMTGGMDDDLDLDEAYTGKVQFVISQKYPTSCGGTASTDPHGFEMDGTHSSGTASATAKTTTNVKLSNFTLLGKSVSNGFGARLREGLQGKFTNGLIYGFQSGNIDCVLNATGGGPATAPTFANVLVEAAKTNGNTAACTLPSTGLTALPVVSLGSGDSDNCAFATKPDYQPSGEAAAAAGSALTAQSSDTFFTDNTTYGGMITGQNWASGWTVYRAR
- a CDS encoding TonB-dependent receptor, with protein sequence MKKKTISLLFFVSILASPVFGQNTGKLRGKIVDSESGDPVFGAVVIVRSIKAATRSDFDGKYELNLPAGEHTVEFQMMGFATQFKKITIAPGAQLPMNIVMGAQVLDTVEVKGRGLENSESALLALQRKSGVVSDGISEEAIKKSPDSSAGDVLRRVTGITLVGGKFIFVRGLGERYSNTILNDSIIPSPEPDKRIVPLDLFPAGVIKNIRVIKTASAEDSAEFSGGIVKIETKEYPDNLLLSVSLGVGKNTQVAGHKFKTFNVGDMNNNFGLPSKNQQLPDLISGLPKVVPFVEGDRFGGIPTNLMKLGALSFNQEWSPREEDSPFNKSFSISAGNSFKTEKWGRFGVLAGTTYNRSYNYREEANARFQASNPISLYLKDSNMLRPLNQNNQKIYTEEVLWGNNLNLAYEPKIGQQFFIKTLYSVQSDKIVREGEGTNYIDNFNFKSSNLNFVSRTIFNNTLGGEHEIRALGGARPHKLEWNVNYALAERDEPNASNQAWSQGGSDLANGFRRLGNNPDGTRYFSTTADTARSQSLKYEIPFSQWDGLQSKLKLGVSNLDRFKHFEFREFAQRNFAGSDRDYIYPIPGEIIYNPLTYLNGNRKIFERASGNNAYDAAQALKAAFAQLEVPMMAKLKSIVGVRYEDSYQKTQTYDLKNSWNGFIPNYGCKTNSEEERLLLVRSNVCDTNNNGIGELRTKDKLPSANVAWEFAKDMNLRFGYSQTLTRPDLRELSPFGFAAYFQADRIFGNSSLQRTYIHNYDVRWEYYVTNTDYIGVGAFYKNLSNPIELIGLPVAGSASLVYKYANAQQATIRGIELDYRKELLWWLRLEANVFFIKSRVDVIDANIYGFIATGQVDPVSTYAAYAPTTLNRPLQGQSDFVANMRIDVFTSRTKKHNVGFYYNYFSDRIALVGSDGVPNAIQKGTGTSDVVYTYRHNDRLDFRAAARNIMNTQFKITQTDPLTGQEYVFQKYRTGVDISFSATYKL
- a CDS encoding energy transducer TonB → MEQSKSILMTIRRGKLRRFIDRYRMEFFLSSSLVLQLLILFFWYTPSIEFNRLDRLVDEVAFVDNLVIQEPNVGEAADDGEFEVTDTIKKKEDPRIAGAQDAIISGATAPVDLTPNVTPEYPSEARGAGITGTSTLEVIIGDDGHVLRVRSVGKPLGFGLDEAAVEAFYKKRYSPSMLEGKPITVKVLIPVRFSLY
- a CDS encoding ExbD/TolR family protein is translated as MIRIKKKRVLEEISASSMSDIAFLLLVFFMVTAVFFVKEGLNIQLPRKNSNPTLVLRENIYEILVTGELVKMKNKSIGTKDYRNLVDFREQLNLMDIPDIENKVALIKTTGDTKYGNMLDALSAVQIRGFKQISVKRLK
- a CDS encoding alkane 1-monooxygenase, whose protein sequence is MNNLKRYSFIVCFLVPAFAVLGYYLGGAYNFLTFAIVFGLLPILDVVIGADPSNPAEEEVPALQNEFYFRFLTYVWAWVQFGLVLWALYEVQTKDLSTLEWWGFVLAIGINTGGIGITVAHELGHKSKKIEQWYSKFILMTVCYMHFFIEHNRGHHVNVSTHEDPASSRKGESFYRFYPRTVFGSYFSAWKLEAKRLSKAGKSVLSLENEMISSTIVPLLFIGFVTATLTLYTGRFSWEVPAFFFAQSFIAFSLLELVNYIEHYGLQRKEIAPGKFERVQPIHSWNQNFAVSNAFLFHLQRHSDHHANAGRRYSALRHFEESPQLPYGYEVMVLIALFPPLWFKIMDWRLEAWKKKYYGDAALSVGANG
- a CDS encoding TetR/AcrR family transcriptional regulator translates to MPKVVDHDAYRISILKRCLDLFAMKGYATVTMREISKELRVSTGTLYHYFPTKEVLFEQMARWIVRDDAEQLEGIRNGSRSKDFRERLEVLFDFVKEREGHFQKLILIASDLYRLEESEPARAILKECSSVFRDAIESHLALNNEELEKLFFGVLIGTVFQRMLDRETADFEKTFSLVRGFAPLISIGLLLEPKRA
- a CDS encoding MotA/TolQ/ExbB proton channel family protein, producing the protein MKFSSIKKEFKWVATAIILSGLISLSTNVIFAQDKASEPAKTEATGTATPATEEAKTETPAPKAEKNWGFVDLFLLGGWTMYPLALSSIVALGIIFERIYFIATAKLLPKGYNIDLGEAMDTKGLDAVQGFLDERKEYKISQVLAGGIDVSSGDAEIFAKGVEREAAEVITVLERGLVILAAVSTIAPLIGFLGTVSGMINAFDAIANADQVNAKVVAGGIKEALITTAAGLIVAIPAMTFHQYLTSRIDGFTSEIEEAANRIYKEFLKRNSKKA